From a single Ciona intestinalis unplaced genomic scaffold, KH HT000120.2, whole genome shotgun sequence genomic region:
- the LOC100179504 gene encoding alpha-(1,3)-fucosyltransferase 7-like produces the protein MRISRKQVYLILTVVVYSIVVIFLDKFIFESVLISESWVHGLQSEPITPFNRSIVRQGEKLIVVYVPAFGNIMDIQCNGCHVTHDKQMVLEADAVIFHCAALRDSMLGMPARTGNQKWVWMCAEPPWNTRYVFDKSLVNFNRVFNWTMTYRVDSDVLMSYSVPIPVTNKSVEEMVKAKSLFGVWAVSNCAASDRRDLIEQLKQFIDIDIFGKCGTKRLCTQPCQFEVISKYKFYFAFENSRCKDYITEKYWMNGFFSGTVPVVMGPTRSDYELVSPPNSFIHVDDFKSVEALASYLIKLDNDDKLYGEFLQWRNSGDWSREIPTGRSYDDIKGLAESRKTGEQSFCGVCEKLKTSPPPSVVESLSDFWYGEGYSPDSEHFSICSPKSGASGYPLKWIGN, from the exons ATGAGAATCTCACGGAAGCAAGTTTACCTTATATTGACTGTTGTGGTTTACTCCATCGTTGTCATTTTCCTggataagtttatttttgaatcAGTGTTAATCAGCGAGTCTTGGGTGCATGGGTTACAAAGCGAACCGATAACACCTTTCAACAGAAGCATAGTCAG ACAGGGCGAGAAACTTATTGTTGTGTATGTTCCTGCGTTCGGTAATATAATGGACATCCAGTGTAATGGATGTCATGTCACCCATGATAAACAAATGGTGTTGGAGGCAGATGCGGTGATATTCCACTGCGCAGCACTACGAGATTCGATGCTGGGCATGCCTGCTAGAACGGGCAACCAAAA ATGGGTTTGGATGTGTGCAGAACCACCATGGAACACGAGATACGTCTTTGATAAAAGTTTAGTAAATttcaatcgtgtttttaattggACGATGACTTACAGAGTTGACAGCGATGTTTTAATGTCCTACTCAGTTCCAATACCAGTTACTAATAA aagtgTTGAAGAGATGGTCAAAGCCAAAAGTTTGTTTGGTGTCTGGGCTGTGTCTAACTGCGCCGCATCCGATCGAAGGGATCTTATCGAACAGTTGAAACAATTTAtagatattgatatatttggAAAATGTGGGACGAAAAGATTATGCACGCAACCCTGTCAGTTTGAAGTTATTTCCAA ATACAAATTTTACTTCGCGTTTGAGAATTCTCGTTGTAAAGATTACATTACTGAAAAATATTGGATGAATGGATTCTTCAGCGGGACAGTACCGGTGGTTATGGGACCAACACGGAGCGATTATGAGCTTGTTTCGCCCCCCAATTCATTCATACATGTCGATGATTTTAAATCGGTAGAGGCGCTAGCGAGCTACCTTATAAAGCTAGACAATGACGACAAACTTTACGGGGAATTCCTACAGTGGAGAAATTCGGGGGATTGGTCTCGGGAAATCCCCACTGGAAGGTCCTATGACGACATAAAAGGTTTGGCTGAAAGTAGAAAGACTGGAGAACAAAGTTTTTGTGGGGTTtgtgaaaagttaaaaacgaGCCCTCCCCCTTCTGTTGTTGAAAGTTTAAGCGATTTCTGGTACGGTGAAGGGTATTCCCCTGATTCGGAACACTTTTCAATATGCTCCCCGAAATCTGGGGCGAGTGGTTACCCGTTAAAGTGGATA GGCAATTAA
- the LOC101242674 gene encoding methyltransferase-like protein 27 has protein sequence MSQVKESWDNLYGYLLNKDQPGSIIDKYDRYAVHYDKDLGNLGYGLPAEVAGIVANNVKGMNDLKILDVGVGTGLLGANLKKLGVDCVIDGIDGSQGMLDVAAKLGEVYATLKRHMLTIDNPLPFPDVYYNVSMSSGCFSPQHIESEMVEDMIRVVKKGGLVIVTSRDDVEFAAYRDEMEGRLKKLVEDDVVKMIETAKPDFFAFNYYRDDPSTPSSGKCWVMKKL, from the coding sequence ATGTCTCAAGTTAAGGAATCATGGGACAACCTTTACGGTTACTTGCTCAATAAAGACCAGCCCGGTTCAATTATCGATAAATACGACAGATATGCGGTTCATTATGATAAAGATCTTGGGAACCTTGGGTATGGATTGCCTGCTGAGGTTGCGGGGATTGTGGCGAATAACGTTAAAGGGATGAATGACCTCAAGATTTTGGACGTTGGTGTTGGAACAGGACTCTTGGGTGCGAACCTCAAAAAGCTTGGCGTGGATTGTGTTATAGATGGTATTGATGGGAGCCAAGGAATGCTGGATGTGGCTGCTAAACTCGGTGAAGTTTACGCCACTCTTAAACGTCACATGCTCACTATTGATAATCCTTTACCTTTCCCCgatgtatattataatgtttcGATGTCGTCCGGATGTTTCAGCCCTCAACATATTGAAAGCGAGATGGTGGAAGATATGATACGGGTTGTTAAAAAGGGGGGTTTggtcatcgtgacgtcacgtgATGACGTAGAGTTCGCAGCATACAGAGACGAAATGGAAGGAAGGCTGAAGAAGTTGGTCGAAGATGACGTGGTCAAAATGATCGAAACTGCAAAGCCGGATTTTTTCGCCTTTAATTATTATAGAGATGATCCAAGCACTCCAAGTAGTGGCAAGTGTTGGGTAATGAAgaaattataa